A genomic region of Mesobacillus jeotgali contains the following coding sequences:
- a CDS encoding alpha-ketoacid dehydrogenase subunit beta: MAVISYIDAVTLAIKEEMERDPRVFVLGEDVGKKGGVFKATQGLYDQFGEDRVLDAPLAESAIAGVGIGAAMYGMRPIAEMQFADFIMPAVNQIISEAARIRYRSNNDWSCPMVIRAPYGGGVHGALYHSQSVEAVFANQPGLKIVMPSTPYDVKGLLKAAIRDEDPVLFFEHKRAYRLIKGEVPEDDYVLPIGKADVKREGEDITVITYGLAVHFALQAAERLAKDGISAHILDLRTVYPLDKEAIIEAASKTGKVLLVTEDNKEGSIMSEVSAIIAEHCLFELDAPIKRLAGPDVPAMPYAPTMEKYFMINPDKVEKAMRELAEF, from the coding sequence ATGGCGGTTATTTCTTATATAGATGCAGTTACATTAGCGATCAAAGAAGAGATGGAAAGAGATCCGAGAGTTTTTGTCCTCGGTGAAGATGTTGGTAAAAAAGGTGGAGTATTTAAAGCGACTCAAGGTCTTTATGACCAGTTCGGCGAAGATCGCGTTCTTGATGCACCTTTGGCAGAATCAGCAATCGCAGGGGTTGGAATTGGAGCTGCCATGTACGGTATGCGCCCGATAGCTGAAATGCAGTTCGCTGATTTCATTATGCCTGCTGTAAACCAGATTATTTCGGAGGCTGCAAGAATTCGTTACCGTTCAAACAATGACTGGAGCTGCCCGATGGTCATCCGTGCACCTTATGGCGGCGGTGTACACGGTGCCCTTTATCATTCCCAGTCTGTTGAGGCTGTGTTTGCGAATCAGCCCGGCTTGAAAATTGTCATGCCTTCAACTCCTTATGATGTAAAAGGATTATTGAAAGCGGCGATCAGGGATGAGGATCCAGTATTATTCTTTGAACATAAGCGTGCCTACCGATTGATCAAAGGCGAAGTTCCTGAAGATGATTATGTTCTTCCAATCGGCAAAGCTGACGTGAAGCGTGAAGGCGAGGATATCACCGTCATCACTTACGGTCTCGCGGTCCACTTTGCACTGCAGGCAGCTGAAAGGCTTGCAAAAGACGGAATTTCTGCTCATATCCTTGACCTTCGAACTGTATATCCATTGGATAAGGAAGCAATTATCGAGGCTGCTTCGAAAACAGGTAAGGTTCTTCTTGTGACGGAAGACAACAAAGAAGGCAGCATCATGAGTGAAGTTTCTGCGATCATCGCAGAACATTGCTTGTTTGAATTGGACGCACCAATCAAGAGACTGGCAGGACCGGATGTGCCAGCAATGCCTTATGCTCCAACAATGGAGAAATAT
- a CDS encoding thiamine pyrophosphate-dependent dehydrogenase E1 component subunit alpha, producing MAENRHAALGLSDEKVLEMYETMLLARRLDERMWLLNRAGKIPFVISCQGQEAAQVGAAFALDREKDYVLPYYRDMGVVLTFGMTAKDLMLSGFAKAEDPNSGGRQMPGHFGQKKNRIVTGSSPVTTQVPHAVGIALAGKMEKKDLVTFVTFGEGSSNQGDFHEGANFAGVHKLPVIFMVENNKYAISIPYERQVAAEKVSDRAIGYGMPGFTVDGNDPLEVYKVVKEAADRGRRGEGPTLVEAVSYRLTPHSSDDDDRSYRAPDEVAQAKTKDPIITFGAYLKENGILNDEIEKEINDKIMKLVNEATDYAENAPYAEPEHALKYVYAEE from the coding sequence CGATGAGCGGATGTGGCTGTTGAACCGCGCAGGTAAAATTCCGTTTGTTATTTCCTGTCAGGGCCAGGAAGCGGCACAGGTGGGAGCTGCATTCGCACTTGACCGAGAGAAGGATTACGTTCTTCCTTACTACAGGGATATGGGTGTGGTCTTAACTTTTGGCATGACGGCTAAAGACTTGATGCTTTCTGGTTTTGCAAAAGCGGAAGACCCTAACTCTGGAGGCCGCCAGATGCCTGGACACTTCGGACAAAAGAAAAATAGGATCGTAACAGGTTCTTCACCAGTTACAACACAGGTTCCACACGCTGTCGGAATCGCCCTTGCAGGTAAAATGGAGAAAAAAGACCTTGTCACATTTGTTACTTTTGGTGAAGGTTCTTCCAACCAGGGAGATTTCCATGAAGGCGCTAACTTTGCGGGAGTACATAAGCTTCCGGTCATTTTCATGGTTGAGAACAATAAATATGCGATTTCAATACCTTATGAGAGACAAGTTGCCGCTGAGAAGGTTTCAGATCGCGCAATCGGGTATGGCATGCCAGGATTCACAGTAGATGGGAATGATCCACTAGAAGTATATAAAGTGGTTAAGGAAGCTGCCGACCGCGGACGCCGCGGAGAAGGGCCTACACTAGTCGAGGCAGTGTCTTACCGCCTGACTCCACACTCATCAGACGATGACGACAGAAGCTATCGCGCGCCAGATGAAGTTGCGCAGGCCAAAACAAAGGATCCAATCATTACGTTCGGTGCTTATTTGAAGGAAAATGGCATCTTGAACGATGAGATTGAAAAAGAAATCAACGATAAAATCATGAAGCTGGTTAATGAAGCAACTGATTATGCTGAAAATGCACCGTATGCAGAGCCTGAACATGCTTTGAAATACGTATATGCTGAAGAGTAA